A stretch of the Pangasianodon hypophthalmus isolate fPanHyp1 chromosome 28, fPanHyp1.pri, whole genome shotgun sequence genome encodes the following:
- the nvl gene encoding nuclear valosin-containing protein-like isoform X1: protein MKNRSSGYIDQRLKQRVEQYLKSNDSQYVDVAEMAADLQQQYRLDYGRRNKTAFRIQVEKVHRVICNESGLSALEEKHLAKRARRSKEDDGEDSSVLSDSTDSEADFSENENTNHMNNSLMSLYCKGNPENGTRSKEQGTSSPNPASQKGSSAEGSSSSCTPHPSTTAVSAGGWFIDKTGRKDQENILIDLCDEEAASPAVNKDTDLSVLEPERKPKKSKKKEKRKIQREGESKDVDADIAESVMSKKARTKPPELQHSTVKFEDVGGNEETLTELCKLLIHMRHPEVYQQLGVVPPRGFLLHGPPGCGKTLLAQAVAGEMELPILKVSAPELVSGISGESEQKLRELFEQAVSSAPCILFIDEIDAITPKREVASKDMERRIVAQLLTCMDDLNSLSIPAQVLVIGATNRPDSLDPALRRAGRFDREICLGIPDEGARLKILNTLCRKLKLPADFDFAQLARLTPGYVGADLMALCREAAMTAVNRVLLQQLETGTMCQNITDVQNDLSAKPQDMSMSSDVAEESGQASDDLSAQQGELEQLLSLLRNSKSLSEEQLADLCIVMDDFRASLARVQPSAKREGFATVPDVTWDDIGALQDIREELTMAILAPVRSPEEFKALGLSAPAGVLLAGPPGCGKTLLAKAVANESGLNFISVKGPELLNMYVGESERAVRQVFQRGRNSAPCVIFFDEIDALCPRRSGHESGASVRVVNQLLTEMDGLETRRQVFIMAATNRPDIIDPAVLRPGRLDKTLYVGLPPPEDRHAILLTITKGGTKPRLDLDVILEEIAHDERCDCFTGADLSALVREASVNALRAHLYSQTALAHTGHTFSSSSVKDIRVSRQNFEDAFKKVRPSVSKKDQLMYEKLRESLTR from the exons atgaaGAACAGAAGTAGTGGCTACATAGACCAGCGACTCAAACAGAGAGTTGAACAG tacCTGAAATCCAACGACAGTCAGTATGTTGATGTGGCTGAAATGGCCGCAGACCTTCAGCAACAGTACAG GCTAGATTATGGCAGAAGGAACAAAACAGCTTTTAGGATACAAGTGGAAAAAG tgcaCAGGGTGATATGTAATGAGTCTGGGCTCTCAGCACTGGAAGAGAAACACTTGGCTAAAAGAGCAAGACGCAGTAAAGAGGATGATGG TGAGGACAGCAGTGTGTTGAGTGACAGCACAGACAGCGAGGCAGATTTCTCTGAAaatgag AACACCAATCACATGAACAACTCGCTGATGTCCCTGTATTGCAAGGGGAATCCTGAGAACGGAACCCGTTCAAAGGAGCAGGGCACCAGTAGCCCAAATCCAGCCTCTCAGAAGGGTTCATCAGCTGAGGGCAGCAGTAGCAGTTGTACCCCTCATCCCTCCACCACCGCTGTGTCTGCAGGCGGCTGGTTCATTGATAAGACAGGAAGAAAAGATCAGGAAAACATCCTGATTGACCTGTGTGATGAGGAGGCAGCCAGCCCTGCTGTCAAT AAAGACACTGATTTGTCAGTGCTGGAGCCTGAAAGGAAGCCAAAGAAGagcaagaagaaagaaaaaagaaaaatccagagagaaggagaaagcaaAGATGTAGACGCAGACATTGCGGAAAGCGTCATGTCAAAAAAAG CCCGGACCAAGCCTCCCGAACTTCAACATTCCACAGTGAAGTTTGAAGACGTTGGCGGCAATGAAGAAACTCTGACG GAGTTGTGTAAATTGCTCATCCATATGCGTCATCCTGAAGTGTACCAACAGCTAGGAGTGGTGCCTCCCCGAGGTTTCCTTCTTCATGGGCCGCCCGGCTGTGGAAAAACCCTCCTCGCCCAAGCTGTTGCTGGG GAAATGGAGTTGCCCATACTGAAGGTCTCTGCTCCAGAGCTGGTGTCGGGCATTTCAGGGGAATCAGAGCAGAAACTACGGGAGCTGTTTGAGCAAGCTGTG AGCAGTGCTCCCTGCATTCTGTTCATTGATGAGATTGACGCCATCACCCCAAAGAGAGAGGTGGCCTCCAAGGACATGGAGAGGCGAATTGTTGCTCAGTTACTCACCTGCATGGATG ACTTGAATTCCTTAAGCATCCCAGCACAGGTCTTGGTTATTGGAGCCACCAACCGGCCTGATTCTCTAGATCCGGCTTTGAGAAGAGCAGGACGTTTTGACAGAGAAATCTGTCTGGGAATACCGGATGAAGGAGCACGTCTCAA AATTCTTAATACTCTTTGTCGGAAGCTTAAGCTGCCAGCAGACTTTGACTTTGCACAGCTGGCACGACTCACACCTGGGTACGTTGGTGCAGATCTGATGGCACTGTGCCGTGAGGCAGCCATGACTGCTGTTAACCGTGTCCTGCTGCAGCAGCTCGAGACTGGCACCATGTGTCAGAACATCACTGATGTCCAGAATGATCTCAGTGCAAAGCCCCAAGACATGAGCATGTCTAGTGATGTGGCAGAAGAGAGTGGCCAGGCTTCTGATGATTTAAGTGCACAG CAGGGGGAGCTAGAACAGCTGCTTTCTCTGCTGAGGAACAGCAAGTCTCTGAGCGAGGAACAGCTTGCTGATCTCTGCATTGTCATGGATGACTTCAGGGCGTCACTGGCACGGGTCCAACCATCTGCCAAGCGTGAAGGCTTCGCCACTGTGCCTGATGTCACCTGGGATGATATCGGTGCACTGCAAGACATTCGCGAGGAACTCACTATGGCCATCTTG gctcCTGTACGTAGTCCAGAGGAGTTCAAAGCTCTGGGATTGAGTGCCCCTGCAGGAGTGCTGCTTGCTGGACCTCCAGGCTGTGGAAAAACCCTTCTTGCAAAA GCTGTTGCTAACGAGTCTGGTTTAAACTTTATTTCCGTTAAGGGCCCCGAGCTACTGAATATG TATGTTGGTGAAAGTGAGCGGGCAGTACGCCAGGTGTTCCAGAGAGGACGAAACTCTGCACCGTGTGTGATCTTTTTCGATGAGATTGATGCCCTTTGCCCCCGACGTTCGGGCCATGAG tctggAGCCAGTGTGCGCGTGGTGAACCAGTTGCTGACTGAGATGGACGGGTTGGAGACACGCCGCCAGGTTTTCATCATGGCTGCCACCAACCGGCCAG ATATCATTGATCCAGCAGTGCTTCGACCAGGGCGTTTGGACAAAACGTTGTACGTGGGTTTGCCTCCGCCAGAAGACAGACATGCCATATTGCTCACTATTACTAAG GGAGGAACTAAGCCTCGTCTGGACTTGGATGTAATCTTGGAGGAAATTGCCCATGACGAACGGTGTGACTGTTTCAC tggggCAGACTTGTCTGCGCTAGTTAGAGAGGCTTCTGTTAATGCTTTAAGAGCCCACCTCTACTCTCAAACAGCTCTTGcacacacag GGCACACATTCTCCTCCAGCTCTGTTAAGGACATACGGGTCAGCAGGCAGAATTTTGAAGATGCTTTCAAGAAGGTGCGGCCATCTGTGTCCAAAAAG GACCAGCTGATGTACGAGAAACTGCGAGAATCTCTCACCAGATAG
- the nvl gene encoding nuclear valosin-containing protein-like isoform X2 — protein sequence MKNRSSGYIDQRLKQRVEQYLKSNDSQYVDVAEMAADLQQQYRLDYGRRNKTAFRIQVEKVHRVICNESGLSALEEKHLAKRARRSKEDDGEDSSVLSDSTDSEADFSENENTNHMNNSLMSLYCKGNPENGTRSKEQGTSSPNPASQKGSSAEGSSSSCTPHPSTTAVSAGGWFIDKTGRKDQENILIDLCDEEAASPAVNKDTDLSVLEPERKPKKSKKKEKRKIQREGESKDVDADIAESVMSKKARTKPPELQHSTVKFEDVGGNEETLTELCKLLIHMRHPEVYQQLGVVPPRGFLLHGPPGCGKTLLAQAVAGEMELPILKVSAPELVSGISGESEQKLRELFEQAVSSAPCILFIDEIDAITPKREVASKDMERRIVAQLLTCMDDLNSLSIPAQVLVIGATNRPDSLDPALRRAGRFDREICLGIPDEGARLKILNTLCRKLKLPADFDFAQLARLTPGYVGADLMALCREAAMTAVNRVLLQQLETGTMCQNITDVQNDLSAKPQDMSMSSDVAEESGQASDDLSAQGELEQLLSLLRNSKSLSEEQLADLCIVMDDFRASLARVQPSAKREGFATVPDVTWDDIGALQDIREELTMAILAPVRSPEEFKALGLSAPAGVLLAGPPGCGKTLLAKAVANESGLNFISVKGPELLNMYVGESERAVRQVFQRGRNSAPCVIFFDEIDALCPRRSGHESGASVRVVNQLLTEMDGLETRRQVFIMAATNRPDIIDPAVLRPGRLDKTLYVGLPPPEDRHAILLTITKGGTKPRLDLDVILEEIAHDERCDCFTGADLSALVREASVNALRAHLYSQTALAHTGHTFSSSSVKDIRVSRQNFEDAFKKVRPSVSKKDQLMYEKLRESLTR from the exons atgaaGAACAGAAGTAGTGGCTACATAGACCAGCGACTCAAACAGAGAGTTGAACAG tacCTGAAATCCAACGACAGTCAGTATGTTGATGTGGCTGAAATGGCCGCAGACCTTCAGCAACAGTACAG GCTAGATTATGGCAGAAGGAACAAAACAGCTTTTAGGATACAAGTGGAAAAAG tgcaCAGGGTGATATGTAATGAGTCTGGGCTCTCAGCACTGGAAGAGAAACACTTGGCTAAAAGAGCAAGACGCAGTAAAGAGGATGATGG TGAGGACAGCAGTGTGTTGAGTGACAGCACAGACAGCGAGGCAGATTTCTCTGAAaatgag AACACCAATCACATGAACAACTCGCTGATGTCCCTGTATTGCAAGGGGAATCCTGAGAACGGAACCCGTTCAAAGGAGCAGGGCACCAGTAGCCCAAATCCAGCCTCTCAGAAGGGTTCATCAGCTGAGGGCAGCAGTAGCAGTTGTACCCCTCATCCCTCCACCACCGCTGTGTCTGCAGGCGGCTGGTTCATTGATAAGACAGGAAGAAAAGATCAGGAAAACATCCTGATTGACCTGTGTGATGAGGAGGCAGCCAGCCCTGCTGTCAAT AAAGACACTGATTTGTCAGTGCTGGAGCCTGAAAGGAAGCCAAAGAAGagcaagaagaaagaaaaaagaaaaatccagagagaaggagaaagcaaAGATGTAGACGCAGACATTGCGGAAAGCGTCATGTCAAAAAAAG CCCGGACCAAGCCTCCCGAACTTCAACATTCCACAGTGAAGTTTGAAGACGTTGGCGGCAATGAAGAAACTCTGACG GAGTTGTGTAAATTGCTCATCCATATGCGTCATCCTGAAGTGTACCAACAGCTAGGAGTGGTGCCTCCCCGAGGTTTCCTTCTTCATGGGCCGCCCGGCTGTGGAAAAACCCTCCTCGCCCAAGCTGTTGCTGGG GAAATGGAGTTGCCCATACTGAAGGTCTCTGCTCCAGAGCTGGTGTCGGGCATTTCAGGGGAATCAGAGCAGAAACTACGGGAGCTGTTTGAGCAAGCTGTG AGCAGTGCTCCCTGCATTCTGTTCATTGATGAGATTGACGCCATCACCCCAAAGAGAGAGGTGGCCTCCAAGGACATGGAGAGGCGAATTGTTGCTCAGTTACTCACCTGCATGGATG ACTTGAATTCCTTAAGCATCCCAGCACAGGTCTTGGTTATTGGAGCCACCAACCGGCCTGATTCTCTAGATCCGGCTTTGAGAAGAGCAGGACGTTTTGACAGAGAAATCTGTCTGGGAATACCGGATGAAGGAGCACGTCTCAA AATTCTTAATACTCTTTGTCGGAAGCTTAAGCTGCCAGCAGACTTTGACTTTGCACAGCTGGCACGACTCACACCTGGGTACGTTGGTGCAGATCTGATGGCACTGTGCCGTGAGGCAGCCATGACTGCTGTTAACCGTGTCCTGCTGCAGCAGCTCGAGACTGGCACCATGTGTCAGAACATCACTGATGTCCAGAATGATCTCAGTGCAAAGCCCCAAGACATGAGCATGTCTAGTGATGTGGCAGAAGAGAGTGGCCAGGCTTCTGATGATTTAAGTGCACAG GGGGAGCTAGAACAGCTGCTTTCTCTGCTGAGGAACAGCAAGTCTCTGAGCGAGGAACAGCTTGCTGATCTCTGCATTGTCATGGATGACTTCAGGGCGTCACTGGCACGGGTCCAACCATCTGCCAAGCGTGAAGGCTTCGCCACTGTGCCTGATGTCACCTGGGATGATATCGGTGCACTGCAAGACATTCGCGAGGAACTCACTATGGCCATCTTG gctcCTGTACGTAGTCCAGAGGAGTTCAAAGCTCTGGGATTGAGTGCCCCTGCAGGAGTGCTGCTTGCTGGACCTCCAGGCTGTGGAAAAACCCTTCTTGCAAAA GCTGTTGCTAACGAGTCTGGTTTAAACTTTATTTCCGTTAAGGGCCCCGAGCTACTGAATATG TATGTTGGTGAAAGTGAGCGGGCAGTACGCCAGGTGTTCCAGAGAGGACGAAACTCTGCACCGTGTGTGATCTTTTTCGATGAGATTGATGCCCTTTGCCCCCGACGTTCGGGCCATGAG tctggAGCCAGTGTGCGCGTGGTGAACCAGTTGCTGACTGAGATGGACGGGTTGGAGACACGCCGCCAGGTTTTCATCATGGCTGCCACCAACCGGCCAG ATATCATTGATCCAGCAGTGCTTCGACCAGGGCGTTTGGACAAAACGTTGTACGTGGGTTTGCCTCCGCCAGAAGACAGACATGCCATATTGCTCACTATTACTAAG GGAGGAACTAAGCCTCGTCTGGACTTGGATGTAATCTTGGAGGAAATTGCCCATGACGAACGGTGTGACTGTTTCAC tggggCAGACTTGTCTGCGCTAGTTAGAGAGGCTTCTGTTAATGCTTTAAGAGCCCACCTCTACTCTCAAACAGCTCTTGcacacacag GGCACACATTCTCCTCCAGCTCTGTTAAGGACATACGGGTCAGCAGGCAGAATTTTGAAGATGCTTTCAAGAAGGTGCGGCCATCTGTGTCCAAAAAG GACCAGCTGATGTACGAGAAACTGCGAGAATCTCTCACCAGATAG
- the degs1 gene encoding sphingolipid delta(4)-desaturase DES1 — MGNRVAREDFEWVYTDQPHADRRKEILAKYPEIKSLMGPDPRLKWIVCMMVAIQFLAFYLVKDLEWKWVLFWTYAFGSCINHSMTLAIHEISHNTAFGNNRAKWNRWFAIFANLPIGLPYSASFKRYHLDHHRYLGGDGVDVDIPTNFEGWFFCTRFRKFVWIILQPLFYAIRPLCINPKPISQLELANAAIQFTFNFLLYWLLGAKPLFYMLAGSMLGMGLHPISGHFIAEHYMFLKGHETYSYYGSLNLLTFNVGYHNEHHDFPSIPGRRLPLVKKIAAEYYDDLPCYTSWLKVLYDFIMDDELSPYSRVKRKLKGDLKLE, encoded by the exons CCAAATATCCAGAGATAAAATCTCTAATGGGACCTGACCCGAGGCTAAAATGGATTGTCTGCATGATGGTAGCCATCCAGTTCCTGGCCTTTTACCTCGTCAAGGATTTGGAATGGAAGTGGGTCCTGTTTTGGACTTACGCATTTGGCAGTTGCATCAACCACTCCATGACTTTAGCCATTCATGAAATTTCCCACAACACAGCATTTGGCAACAATCGTGCAAAATGGAATCGCTGGTTCGCCATCTTTGCCAACCTGCCCATTGGTCTGCCATACTCGGCCTCCTTCAAGCGCTACCACCTCGACCACCACCGCTATTTGGGTGGGGATGGCGTGGACGTGGACATTCCGACCAACTTTGAGGGCTGGTTCTTCTGCACTCGCTTTCGCAAGTTTGTTTGGATTATTCTTCAGCCGCTGTTCTATGCAATTCGACCTCTGTGCATCAATCCAAAACCCATCAGTCAGTTGGAGCTAGCTAATGCGGCTATCCAGTTTACATTCAACTTTCTTCTCTATTGGCTGTTGGGTGCCAAGCCTTTGTTTTACATGCTGGCTGGCTCAATGCTGGGAATGGGCCTGCATCCCATCTCTGGACACTTCATTGCTGAGCATTACATGTTCCTCAAGGGCCATGAGACCTATTCTTACTATGGATCGCTGAATCTGCTCACTTTCAACGTAGGCTACCACAATGAGCACCATGACTTCCCCAGCATCCCGGGACGAAGGCTCCCTCTG GTGAAGAAAATAGCAGCAGAGTATTACGATGATCTGCCGTGTTACACATCGTGGTTGAAAGTCCTCTATGATTTCATCATGGATGACGAGCTGAGTCCATACTCGCGTGTGAAGAGAAAGCTGAAGGGAGACCTAAAGTTGGAGTGA